The DNA window gttgaagttgatgaaaccaagggttcacaagtagagaatgagaacttgaaagatgttagaggcattcaactttcaaatgccatgaagaacatggatattggtgaattaaggccaagggaagtaaatgatgatgaagatgatcaagtgcaagtgctctctaactcaaatgtgcaagatgatagaaatcaagttagtgcaagtggatctcatgataatgaacaagatcaagtggctagtacatcatctcaacccaatgatcaagcaagtgcaagcaatcaagttccaatcctccaaccaaccaatgttgcaagggatcatccattggacactatcattggtgatatttcaagaggtgtgcaaactagatcaagattggcttcattttgtgagcatttctcatttgtgtcatccattaaaccaaagaagatagatgaagctttgaaggatgttgattgggtgaatgctatgcatgaagaattgaataacttcacaagaaatcaagtatgtgaattagtagagagaccaaagggacacaatgtgattggaatcaaatgggtctttagaaacaagcaagatcaagatgggatagtagtaaggaacaaagcaagattagtagcacaaggctatacacaagttgaaggtcttgactttggagaaacatatgccccggttgctagattggaagcaataagaatcttgctagcctatgcttgtgcccacaacatcaggctatatcaaatggatgttaagagtgcatttctcaatggctacatcaatgaagaagtatatgttgagcaacctcccggttttgaagatgacaagaagcccaaccatgtgtacaagttgaagaaggcattgtatggcttgaagcaagcacctagagcatggtatgagagattgagggatttcctactctctaaagggttcataatgggtaaggttgacaccactcttttcatcaagaagattagaaaagatctatttgttttgcaaatctatgttgatgatatcatatttggatcaaccaatcaagatttttgtgatgagtttggaaagatgatggctaatgagtttgagatgtccatggttggagagttgagttacttccttggtctttaaatcaagcaattgaagaatggtacatttgtgagtcaaggcaagtacatcaaggatatgatcaagaagtttggtatgagtgatagcaaagtcattagcacaccaatgggaaccaatggcaacttggatagtgatggaagtggaaatatggtggatcaaaagttatatcggtctatgattggaagcctactctatgtgaccgcatcaaggctggatgtcatgtttagtgtatgcatgtgtgcaagatttcaagcctcaccaagagaaagtcatttgaaggctacaaagagaatattgaggtacttgaagcatacacaaaatgttggtttgtggtatcccaaaggagcaaagtttgagctagttggttactccgacttggactatgtgggatgcaaggttgaaaggaagagcacctcgggcacatgtcaattgttgggaagatcacttgtttcatggtcatcaaagaagcaaaatagtattgcattatcaaccgccgaagccgaatacatatccgccggtagttgttgtgcagaagtactttggatgaaggccactttgagtgactttggaatcaagttcaagagagtgccattgctatgtgacaatgagagtgcaatcaagttgacaaacaatccggttcaacatgcaagaacaaagcacattgatgtccgccaccatttcataagagatcaccaacaaaaaggggacatttgcattgagagtgtaggcatcgaagatcaacttgccaacatattcaccaagccattggatgagaaaaggttttgcaagctaaggaatgagttgaacatattggatttctcaaatatgtgttgatgcacctccccacttatatgacatgcctctccttcgagcaatccaaggtaaaagttgagtggcatggcatacatccttgctaaggacttgtttagtgcatctagacatctttcatgtttaataggctcattcatgaaaatcaaatgattttgatgtctatatggtatcactattgcttctatgcttgacttgatctagtggtagcatatgacatgtttatgggcttgtaaacctagtgtttaatctagaatatgagctctaagtgtttaactcaacatggtacaagataacccttatttagaggtgtgaagaagcttgtccttggatcaaaccgagttaaatatctttggcaaatgatctagattgggccaaatttggaaaaatgatcctcaccccattgattgacattgataatctcaacctatctactttttaaacctttgtggtcaatgatgacaaagggggagaaatagtgcacagaTAGTAAATAGACACcaaaggggagaatttgacatagggggagagatatgacaaaggaaaggaattaattaaaattttgagcacacaagtagggggagcaagctcatgaacttgtatggtgcatttcatatgtttgcttgcatgtcacaagttttaaatttcgatatccatgcttgtgtggtgtatgctagttgtaggtttgaatgatgaaataaaaaaactagtatgcataggttatatagtgatttcattttcaaagtgttgtttccgagtggtatcaagctaaccatgatgctaaggatggtataatggtgcactccgattggtatcatgcttcaaaggtctatcttttataccttagcatcatttgatagacattgactcctatatttcctatccaagcatatgtgcaagctacaatccaaactcttagcacatatgtagggggagcaattgctaccatttggagttcatgaaacttgtccatatccttttacacatggtaaatatgcttgggcaagcaatatgaattcaattgaatttcaattcatatctttatataagggttgtcatcaattaccaaaaagggggagattgaaagctctagtttggttttggtgaattgatgaaaccctaagtgctaacctagtttatcaagtgatcatgagataggtagtacactccaagttgcgaagcaaacaaagatcatagcatgatgaagatgatgccatggtgatgatcaagtgcttgaacttggaaagaagaaagagaaaaacaaaaagctcaaggcaaaggtataaaccataggagctattttgttttggtgatcaagacacttaaagagtgtgatcacatttaggtttgatagccgtactattaagaggggtgaaactcgtgtcggaatgcggttatcaaagtgccactagatgttctaactcattgcatatgcatttaggatctagtggagaactaacacccttaaaaatgtttgtgaaaatatgctaacacatgtgcacaaggtgatacacttggtggttagcacatttgagtaagggtgaagaagttagaagtgaaatagagttggtcgcaaagatgctggcgtcggtcaactgaccggacgctaggtcgcttagcgaccggacgctgaagggctgcgtctggTCGTGTTGTgggtcagcacagtaagaagtcacagtgtgaccggacgctggctgggtccggtcaagcatgaccggacgcgtccgatcggcaaaagtcggttttggaaccttactgtaaacgatcggacgctgggtgttcagcgtccggtcaactcaggcgtagtgtccggtcaagactgatgaccgttgaagtcaggacacgtggctgactgcgagcgaccgaacgctgggtgttcagcgtctggtcagcccacgttgtgcccagtgaaggggtacaacggctctatttcgtaggggcgtctatttaagccccatggccagttgaagcttagacctttggcaattttcattgacatagcaaccttgtgagcatagccaaagccctcccactcatctccatcattgattcatcatttttgtgagattgggagagaatccaagtgtattgcttgagtgtttgcatctagaggcacttggtgttcgtgtttcgctgcgggattcgcttgttactcttggtggttgccgccacctagacggcttagagcggcAAGGAttatcgagcggagggtggtgattgtctccggctccgatcgtggtgattgtgatgggttcttgacttttccccggcggagagccaaaaggtactctagtggattgctcgtggcttgtgtgatcctcatcttgtgttggttgtgcggcaccctattgagggtttggcgtgtgaagccaattagcgcgtgaacctccaagtgagtgaatcgccacaacgaggactagcttgccggcaagcaagtgaaccttggtaaaaaagcattgtgttcatcattgattccgaggtgattggtcttcattggtattcattcttgtgattgattggttccttcatctacatggcggtataaccttcttgatcactctctttacattaccgcaaactagttgtcaagctctttagtgtagctagttgtgagagcttgcttgcttggttggtgtggctctttagttagcctttgagagcacactaacatagggtagtgtcatagctattgtgtgaatagatactatctaaactagaattgtggtaggtggcttgcattttgagtaggctagcgcaacacttgctttgcctcataattgtctaaccattttgttaagtgatgttgtagaaatttttattaggctattcaccccctctagccattaggacctttcacttgggCGAGCATGGCTGCACACTGTCGTTCCAGCTCGAACTTCTATAGCTGTGGGTAGCGGTAGGGATGAACCGCGACGGGTGCTGTGCCTGGAAGCAGGTCGATGCGGTGATCATATGGCCGCACCGGTGGCAGCCCCTGCGGTTCATCGAAGACCGGCCCGAACTGGTGGAGGAGGCGGTCCAACAGGGGTTGTGATGGGGCAGCCGTGATCGCCGTGTGGCTGGCTCCCGAATGTCGTCGCGGGGAGAGCCATTGCCCTTCCACAGAATACACCGGCCGCCGTGGGTGAATGCCATGCACAGATCCTTGAAGTCCTAGAGAATAGGACCCAAGGTGCAGAGGTACTCGACGCCGAGGATGAGATCGAACCCCCCGAGGTTGATGCCGAAGCAGCTgatggtaaactcctccccaccAACGGCGAGAGCGATGTCACGGGCGACCCCTTCGCAGGGCACACGGTCCCCGTTAGCCACCAGCACCCGCATGGAAGGATGTGGCGCAGTGGAGAGGCATAGGCGGCGCATGAGGGCGGCGTTGATGAAGTTGTGCGTCGAGCCCGAGTCGAGGAGCGCCACGAGACGATGGCCATGAACATGGACCggggaggagcatggcattctCAGTCCGGATGCCAATGATGGCATACAGGGAGACGGTGGGCTGGGCTGCGGGCTCCGGGACGACGGCTGGAATAACCTCCTGAGGTGCGGCATCCTCCTGGAAGGCTGCTACCGCAGCCACCTACGCGGGAACCTCGTCGTCGAGAAAATCCGTGGACTCTAGATAAAAGAGCTGTGGACACACATGGCCGCGCACATACGGCTCGTCGCAGTTATAGCAGAGTCCCTGGTGGCGACGCTCCAATTGCTCGGCTAGAGACAGGCGGCGGAAAGGCTGAGCAGGGGCTGCCGACCCTGCTGTTGCTGGAACAGCAGCCGCGCCGGTAGCTACTGGAGGGGGCGCCAGGGGTCGGGGGGCACTAGAAGACCTGGCCGCTGGGGTGGCCGGGCGCCACACTGTCCTGTGGCCGGCATAGTGGCGTGAGCCCGGCGCTCGAACGCCCTGGCTAGATGCATGGCCGTCTGAAGGTCCTGGGGCTCCCGAAGCTCCACGTCGACTTTGATATGCTCCGGGAGGTCACCCACAAACAGCTCAGCCTTCTATGGGGCCGAGAGATTGCGGGCATGGCAGAGCACGGCGTTGAAGCGAGCCAAGTAGTCCTGCACCGTGGAGGTGAGCGGAAGGCGGGCGAGTTCGGACAGTCGGGTGTTACGAAACGCTGGCCTGAACTGCAGATTGCACAGCTCCTTGAAACGGTCATGATACCAAGTTGATAGGACGTGAAGTCCTACCGGAGTTGCTGCGGAGGTTGTAGGGATGAAAGAGGAGAGAGCAAGGTCTGATCTCTCGGCGACGATGTGGTGCCGTGGCGACGAGAGGAAGAGGCAACTGTTGCTCGCTGCTGCTACCCTAGGACTGTGCGTGAGAGGAGGCAGGGAGGCAATGAAGTCATGTATGCAGCCCTTGGCCCTTGAGGCCAGACAAATAATGTTTGCCTTGCTTATCTTCCAATCATCCCAGATTACAAGTATTTATTCTTCCCTATAGATGCTATAATTAAGAAACTATATTTATCTCTAAGAAAATACCAAATAAGCGATAAATTAGGCCTCTGAGCCCCTTAACAGAGCCAGCGCCCCCTAGCCACTATTGGGCCTGCGCCTGGCATaggggatgccggtcataacagcCACCCTCGACAGTGAGTGTTATCTTTACAATATATTACAGGCACAAACTCCCATGAACTCAGCTTTGGACACCAAAATTAGTTTTGAGCAAACAGAACTTGATTCAATCAGCGCCAAGGGATTGACCATTCTTGGTGATAAGCTCGGCAGAATTCTGCTCGGCCCATACAGCTGCGTCCAGGTACCCAAGCTCGTATAATTTGTCTAGGGTTTCATCTTCAGCAGGTTCCAGAGCCCAGTTAAACAGCTGCAGTAGGTTTAGAGGGCATTTGAGAACAAAGTACAACAGTCAGCAATAGACCATGGAATTGAAGTATGTAAAAGTTGAAAAAATTGAGTCACCTGTCTTGGACTAGTCCTGTTCTCTGGATTGCAGTCTGGACTGATCCCAATATCTTGCAATCCCAGACGGCTGGCTGGAAAAGCACATATTTGGACCTACAATGGTAGGCAGATAAGTAATGAGCACCACAGAACAAACAGATAGTATGGTACGTATCATGTATTCATGTATCATGAAATGGAACTAACCAGTGGTACAATATGCTGTTTGTCTAATATGATTTTGCCAGTCACATACATTAAGATTAAGCATAAGAATTGCAGAAACCAAAAGGCACATACTGTTTCTGCAGCAAAAGTGGGCGGCATAAACAATGTAAGGCCCCCATCGATGCAGAGCCTATTACGGAAGAAAGTAGCTGGTCTGGGTGCTAAGTACCTGAAATGAGAACAAGATGGTTATTTAACTTGTAATCAAAAGATAACTACAGATACATAAACAGATAGGAAAGAAAATGCTAGCTGATCTTACCCAGGAATAAAGGAGGATGTAATGACTGCATTAATGACATCATCTTTGGAGTCAAATTGGTCCACCAGCAAGCCCCTAGGCCTCCAGGATAGCTGAGTAATAGCAACTGTATGAGAAGAATATAAGTTTTCTCAAAATGGCAAAAACGAGTTACTTCCCATCAAGAACAAAACACATATCTAGTATGGAGAGGCAGTGCTTGTAAAAAATATTAAGCTTACCACGAATTCTTCCATTGCACCTAATGTGAAGATCATCTGGGAGAAACTCGTCAAGGACATCCTTGAGTACAGCCTACACAAGCAAACAGAATTACAGGGTTAAAACCAAATAAAATTGAATCTGCTAAGTGCTAACACAGGACTGCTTAGTAACTGGATATCAAATGTCATCTGCAACATAACCTAGAGGAATTCAAAGTAAAAATGGGAACACATACCCCAAGGCGAAACGCAGTGCCTTTACTCCGGCAGTTGTCAGCTAGAACTTTGGTCACCTGCAGAGCATCTTGCATTGTGTTCCCAGATGCAATCACTGCACAGATTATGGCACCAGCTGATGAGCCAGCTAACAGAGTTTTCTCCTAATATAAGTTCCGGAAAAACAAAATCATTATAAGGAGGGCTGCACAACATAAACAGTAAGAGTGCATCATGTATGTCACACAAAATTCGTGAACCACATTGTAAGATTGGTGTATAATGCGTGGATATATTGCTTGAGCCCCTTGGGCTGATTATATAGGAGTACATGGCTTGGAGGGCAAATAGCCTCTCCTAGAGATAAGGAAGGTTATCCTAGGATTACAATCAATCCTAAACTAACCATATCCGGAGTTGCCTAATATACTCTAACATCCCCCCGCAGTCACAACGGGAGCGCGCAGACGATGAGACTCGAGAATAAGCCGAAGAGATGACATCCCCCCGTAGTCGCAACCGTCGATGTGCCGCAGATGTTGTGGCTGGAATGGGAGCCGAAGAGGCTTGTCAAGCAGATGGTAGCCCCTTAGTGCCGAAGTAGCCGAGGTCGAGGTGGACGTGATCGAAGCCGTGGAGGAGGGCGTGGGTCTGAAGCGTCAGCGAAGGCGCCCGAATACACAAAATCAGCAGCTTCTTGCCGACAGGGTCAGCAGGACGATAGGCCGACTGCGATGGTAGATGGTGCAGCTAAAGAGCGCAACTGCATCTTCCTTCAACAATATCGTCGGCGGTGTCCACGAGCGTGCGGCAATAGGCGCGGACTCGGACCGAGAGCCAGCGTGACGAGGACCAGCAGCATGGGTGGCGGCACCGCCTGAAAAGGCGGCGTCGCCGGCGAGGATGGCTGGATCACGAGCGTTGCCGCAGCAGCCTGAAGGGCACAACGACAACCTCGTCTTCGGCGATGACGAACGGCAGGGCGACGCAACCCGATCTCTGATCGGGAAAAAGAAAATAGCAGCAGCAGATGGAATCACGGGTACAAACCCGGGGTGCACTGAGCCTAGCCCCTCTCAGAACGTTATCCTTTCCGTCAACCAGGATAGAGAGAACAAAGAAAGCCAGAGAGGGGGCGGATCCGACTGAACGAGAATGCTCGGGTGGGCGGCGGTGCTTCCCCGAGCGTCGCCCCTCCTCCCGCGGGCCGGAACGACGCGCGGTGGCAGAGAGGAGGGCTCCGGTGAGGGAGCGGCCCCCACCCCGGCAGGACGGCGGGCCAAGAGCCCCTGCAGCCGCGTCCGCACGCTCgagggcagcagcggcggcggcggcgctgggtcGGAGGCGGACGAGGCCCGACGGCGCGGGGGGGAGAGCCGGCGAGGGAGGGCGGGAGGGGCGGATCCCCTCGACGCTGCAGCCCGGCGGCGACAGCGACCAGCGACGCAGGGATCCGGCGGCCCCAAAAGCGGCACGG is part of the Miscanthus floridulus cultivar M001 chromosome 9, ASM1932011v1, whole genome shotgun sequence genome and encodes:
- the LOC136482396 gene encoding uncharacterized protein, translated to MLRACTRVGGAGAGGRRERLMASLIPFPSSSPYSTHLPRQPQPPPAATPLAAAAAAAARPSRFRLLFARAAARRDPEPAPAPVPAPVPVPAPVPVPAVEERRSLAVRTGELFLGLAALLLRGAGARRMGGAAAVEEVEARDGVVWEQRPEDVDAERARREITSPGFSFSAAGLLFPYHLGAAQCLMDRGYITEKTLLAGSSAGAIICAVIASGNTMQDALQVTKVLADNCRSKGTAFRLGAVLKDVLDEFLPDDLHIRCNGRIRVAITQLSWRPRGLLVDQFDSKDDVINAVITSSFIPGYLAPRPATFFRNRLCIDGGLTLFMPPTFAAETVQICAFPASRLGLQDIGISPDCNPENRTSPRQLFNWALEPAEDETLDKLYELGYLDAAVWAEQNSAELITKNGQSLGAD